One Hermetia illucens chromosome 4, iHerIll2.2.curated.20191125, whole genome shotgun sequence DNA segment encodes these proteins:
- the LOC119653517 gene encoding uncharacterized protein LOC119653517, which translates to MDIHFSYIIITAIHLHRSCLRVEITSFRGGQQSQYIRMNTTYANETFLMAYFDFVETYVNPIYRIYVTRWTSIRTPVLQLFNASIRVCDMERFSSRNPFIKAFTTVAQKMSNVTLTCPLKAGMYFVKIRTGGLRNIFPLRLLYQSDSYLTVHLALFNEVQKGNLTFLADYLINSIVTSDC; encoded by the exons ATGGATATTCATTTCAGCTACATAATCATCACCGCCATCCATTTACATAGG AGTTGTTTACGTGTGGAGATCACTAGTTTCCGTGGAGGCCAGCAAAGCCAATATATCCGCATGAATACAACTTATGCCAATGAGACCTTCCTGATGGCCTACTTTGACTTTGTTGAGACATACGTTAATCCTATTTACCGCATATACGTTACAAGGTGGACCTCAATCAGAACTCCAGTGCTCCAACTATTTAACGCCTCAATTCGAGTATGTGACATGGAACGATTTTCATCACGGAATCCATTCATAAAGGCTTTCACAACGGTAGCTCAAAAAATGTCGAATGTAACACTAACGTGTCCTTTAAAGGCTGGAATGTATTTTGTAAAGATCAGAACGGGCGGGTTGAGGAATATATTTCCACTGCGACTGCTTTATCAATCAGACTCCTATTTAACCGTGCatcttgcacttttcaacgaagTACAGAAAGGAAACTTGACATTTCTAGCGGATTATTTAATCAACTCCATAGTAACTTCTGACTGTTAA